One part of the Dioscorea cayenensis subsp. rotundata cultivar TDr96_F1 chromosome 2, TDr96_F1_v2_PseudoChromosome.rev07_lg8_w22 25.fasta, whole genome shotgun sequence genome encodes these proteins:
- the LOC120273315 gene encoding calpain small subunit 1-like, whose translation MAKSTRLVGLAFILLLTVTLTTASRTLHKVKHSSVGGGGGGGDGGGESETYGSGGGGGGGGGGGGENGGGSGYGHGSAPAMAPVVVLTEEVMAVEEEEAVVAVEDMEAAVDLAMALAPDMVVEVGMPEEDMDMAGVVVMAVVAVKDRDRVLAPAMVLVKVVVMDMDETRIY comes from the coding sequence ATGGCTAAGAGCACTAGGCTTGTGGGTCTTGCATTCATTCTCTTGCTCACTGTAACCCTCACCACTGCCTCTAGGACTTTGCACAAGGTTAAACATTCCAGTGttggcggtggcggtggcggtggtgATGGAGGGGGTGAAAGTGAAACATATGGCAGcggtggcggtggtggtggCGGAGGCGGCGGTGGTGGTGAAAATGGTGGTGGCTCCGGCTATGGACATGGTTCCGCTCCGGCTATGGCTCCGGTGGTGGTGCTAACGGAGGAGGTTATGGccgtggaggaggaggaggcagTGGTGGCGGTGGAGGACATGGAGGCGGCAGTGGATCTGGCTATGGCTCTGGCTCCGGATATGGTAGTGGAGGTGGGAATGCCGGAGGAGGATATGGACATGGCGGGGGTGGTGGTGATGGCGGTGGTGGCGGTCAAGGATCGGGATCGGGTTCTGGCTCCGGCTATGGTTCTAGTGAAGGTGGTGGTTATGGACATGGACGAAACCAGGATTTATTGA
- the LOC120278568 gene encoding putative glycine-rich cell wall structural protein 1, which yields MAKNTKLVVLGFILLLAIGLSSAARTLSEGYTSGGGGGGGGEGGGGGGGEGGGGSGYGSGSGYGSGGGEGGGGYGKGGGGGGGGGQGGGGGSGSGSGSGYGSGSGSGYGSGGGGGKGGGGGGGSGGGGGGGSGGGHGGGSGYGSGSGYGQGGGGGHGGGGGGGGGHGGGGGGGRGSGSGSGYGEGGGYGSGGGHGHL from the coding sequence ATGGCTAAAAACACAAAGCTTGTGGTTCTTGGCTTCATACTTCTCCTAGCCATAGGTCTATCCTCTGCAGCGAGGACCTTGAGTGAGGGTTACACGTccggtggaggtggaggtggaggaggtgaaggtggaggaggaggtggaggtGAAGGTGGTGGTGGATCTGGCTATGGATCTGGGTCTGGATATGGGTCTGGGGGTGGTGAAGGTGGAGGAGGATATGGGAaaggaggtggtggtggaggtggaggtggacaAGGTGGTGGCGGTGGATCAGGATCAGGCTCAGGATCTGGATATGGGTCTGGATCAGGATCCGGATATGGATCCGGTGGTGGGGGTGGtaaaggtggtggtggtggtggtggttctggtggaggtggtggtggtggttctGGCGGAGGACATGGTGGTGGAAGTGGATATGGGTCTGGGTCTGGTTATGGACAAGGAGGTGGAGGAGGGcatggaggtggaggtggaggtggaggaggacatggtggtggaggtggtggaggAAGAGGATCTGGTTCAGGATCTGGGTATGGTGAGGGTGGGGGATATGGGAGTGGAGGTGGACATGGACATCTTTAG